The following coding sequences are from one Capsicum annuum cultivar UCD-10X-F1 chromosome 3, UCD10Xv1.1, whole genome shotgun sequence window:
- the LOC107863504 gene encoding serine/threonine-protein kinase AtPK2/AtPK19 — MVFAKISQPTGNRFHNHVLLPLQPPKVISLDDVDLDFSDIFGPAPHQALSSENVAMSETNGFIYEEPAVIYSRSHSFVGPTNYVSRSLKLGKLTLRENEKLLELVEGDSGETKDHLEEATLNIAVTDKSDVHAIVTTPRSVELDDFKVLKVVGQGAFGKVYQVRKIGTSEILAMKVMRKDKILEKDHAEYMKTERDVLTKINHPFVVQLRYSFQTKYRLYLVLDFVNGGHLFFQLHRQGLFREDLARIYTAEIVSAVSHLHSNGIMHRDLKPENILLDADGHVVLTDFGLAKQFDENTRSNSLCGTIEYMAPEIVLGKGHDKAADWWSVGVLLYEMLTGKPPFVGGNRQKVQQKIIRDKIKLPAFLSSDAHSLLKGLLHKEARKRLGCGSRGSDEIRSHKWFRSINWKKLDAREIQPSFCPQVSGKLCIANFEEQWTSMPLLDSPAASPKFGENPFKDFSYVRPAVCMPAE; from the exons ATGGTTTTTGCTAAAATTTCACAACCAACGGGGAATCGTTTCCACAACCACGTGTTGCTCCCATTGCAACCACCCAAAGTCATATCACTGGATGATGTTGATTTGGATTTCTCTGACATATTTGGTCCTGCTCCACATCAAGCTTTGAGCTCTGAGAATGTTGCAATGtcagaaacaaatggattcataTATGAAGAACCAGCTGTAATTTATAGCCGCTCTCATTCCTTTGTTGGTCCGACAAACTATGTCAGTCGATCGTTGAAACTTGGCAAACTCACACTCCGTGAGAATGAGaaattgttggaacttgtggagGGAGATAGTGGAGAGACCAAAGATCATCTTGAGGAAGCTACTTTGAATATTGCTGTTACTGATAAAAGTGATGTTCATGCTATTGTTACTACCCCAAGGTCTGTAGAACTAGATGATTTCAAAGTCTTAAAGGTTGTTGGCCAAGGTGCATTTGGAAAAGTATATCAGGTGAGGAAGATTGGGACTTCTGAAATTCTTGCCATGAAGGTTATGCGGAAGGATAAGATTTTGGAGAAAGATCATGCTGAGTACATGAAAACAGAGAGGGATGTCTTGACAAaaataaatcatccatttgtTGTTCAGCTCAGATACTCTTTCCAG ACTAAATACAGACTATACCTTGTGCTTGACTTTGTTAACGGGGGACACCTTTTTTTTCAACTCCATAGGCAAGGCCTATTCAG GGAGGATTTGGCACGCATCTACACTGCTGAGATTGTTTCTGCTGTTTCTCACCTCCATTCTAATGGCATAATGCACAGGGATCTTAAACCAGAAAATATCCTTTTGGATGCCGATGGGCAT GTAGTGCTGACTGATTTTGGTCTTGCTAAGCAATTCGATGAGAACACGAGATCCAACTCTTTGTGCGGAACTATTGAATATATGGCACCTGAAATTGTTCTTGGAAAAGGTCATGATAAGGCTGCAGACTGGTGGAGCGTGGGAGTTCTATTGTATGAGATGCTGACGGGAaag CCTCCATTTGTTGGTGGGAACCGACAAAAAGTTCAACAGAAGATCATAAGGGACAAGATTAAGCTGCCAGCATTTTTGTCTAGTGATGCACATTCATTGTTGAAAGGG CTGCTACACAAGGAGGCAAGAAAGCGCCTTGGCTGTGGATCAAGAGGTAGTGATGAGATAAGAAGTCACAAATGGTTCAGGTCTATCAATTGGAAGAAGTTAGATGCTCGAGAAATTCAACCAAGTTTCTGTCCCCAAGTTTCAGGGAAGCTGTGTATTGCCAATTTTGAGGAGCAATGGACCAGCATGCCTTTACTAGATTCTCCTGCTGCTAGTCCAAAATTTGGCGAGAACCCCTTTAAGGATTTCAGTTATGTGAGACCAGCAGTTTGCATGCCTGCAGAATAA
- the LOC107863505 gene encoding thioredoxin H4-1 isoform X2 has translation MGHCWTKVSQENNDVPPTLELDGENVCLVKSMEKWEEKMSEANNSGKIAVVNFSASWCNPCRAAAPGFNELAHKYTSTIFLTVDVDELAELSTSWDIKATPTFIFFRDGRQVDKLVGGEKQELQKKLMNLTESTRSPG, from the exons ATGGGGCACTGCTGGACTAAG GTCAGTCAAGAGAACAATGATGTCCCTCCCACTTTAGAGCTTGATGGTGAAAATGTTTGCCTTGTGAAATCAATGGAGAAATGGGAAGAAAAGATGTCTGAAGCCAATAACAGTGGCAAGATT GCGGTGGTAAATTTCAGTGCATCATGGTGTAACCCCTGTAGAGCAGCAGCACCAGGCTTTAATGAACTTGCTCATAAGTACACATCAACGATATTTCTAACTGTGGACGTGGATGAATTAGCT GAGTTAAGTACTTCATGGGACATAAAAGCTACTCCAACATTCATTTTCTTTAGAGATGGCCGTCAAGTGGACAAACTAGTAGGCGGCGAAAAGCAAGAGCTCCAGAAGAAGTTGATGAATCTCACAGAGTCTACAAGGTCCCCGGGATGA
- the LOC107863505 gene encoding thioredoxin H4-1 isoform X1 — translation MRHCCSSFTGAQSPAPPMGHCWTKVSQENNDVPPTLELDGENVCLVKSMEKWEEKMSEANNSGKIAVVNFSASWCNPCRAAAPGFNELAHKYTSTIFLTVDVDELAELSTSWDIKATPTFIFFRDGRQVDKLVGGEKQELQKKLMNLTESTRSPG, via the exons ATGA GGCACTGTTGTAGTTCTTTCACTGGGGCTCAGTCGCCCGCCCCCCCCATGGGGCACTGCTGGACTAAG GTCAGTCAAGAGAACAATGATGTCCCTCCCACTTTAGAGCTTGATGGTGAAAATGTTTGCCTTGTGAAATCAATGGAGAAATGGGAAGAAAAGATGTCTGAAGCCAATAACAGTGGCAAGATT GCGGTGGTAAATTTCAGTGCATCATGGTGTAACCCCTGTAGAGCAGCAGCACCAGGCTTTAATGAACTTGCTCATAAGTACACATCAACGATATTTCTAACTGTGGACGTGGATGAATTAGCT GAGTTAAGTACTTCATGGGACATAAAAGCTACTCCAACATTCATTTTCTTTAGAGATGGCCGTCAAGTGGACAAACTAGTAGGCGGCGAAAAGCAAGAGCTCCAGAAGAAGTTGATGAATCTCACAGAGTCTACAAGGTCCCCGGGATGA